In Emcibacteraceae bacterium, a single window of DNA contains:
- the rpoZ gene encoding DNA-directed RNA polymerase subunit omega, protein MARVTVEDCEDKVDNRFELVLLAARRARQISAGAPITVERDNDKNPVVALREIADDAIQPEDIREAILYGLQKHVEVDEPEEDDISLLLAEQKLSENNQDMTADNLSKVAMEVKADVARAEADFDDEDDDE, encoded by the coding sequence ATGGCACGCGTTACCGTAGAAGATTGCGAAGATAAAGTTGATAACCGTTTTGAGCTTGTGCTGCTTGCCGCTCGTCGTGCGCGTCAGATTTCAGCCGGAGCTCCCATCACAGTTGAGCGTGATAATGACAAAAATCCTGTTGTTGCTCTTCGTGAAATTGCCGATGATGCTATTCAGCCGGAAGATATCAGAGAAGCAATTCTTTATGGCCTTCAAAAGCATGTCGAGGTTGATGAGCCTGAAGAAGATGATATTTCACTGTTGCTCGCGGAGCAGAAATTGTCAGAAAATAATCAGGATATGACTGCCGATAATCTTTCAAAAGTAGCTATGGAAGTGAAGGCTGATGTTGCCAGGGCGGAAGCAGATTTCGACGACGAAGACGACGACGAATAA
- the pyrE gene encoding orotate phosphoribosyltransferase, with amino-acid sequence MDKQAVLNEFRDAKALLEGHFLLSSGLHSEMYLQCARVLMCPERAARLCSALAEKIRLNIEPEIDMVVSPAMGGVIVGYEMGRQLGVNAIFTERVEGMFELRRGFEIPKGANVLMAEDIVTTGLSSRECIETIEKYGGKVVAASCLVDRSNGKVDVGVPLVSLMGLEIPAYSADNLPAHLKNTEAVKPGSRDLKK; translated from the coding sequence ATGGACAAGCAAGCCGTTTTAAATGAATTCAGAGATGCAAAAGCACTGCTGGAAGGACATTTCCTGCTTTCATCCGGCCTTCATAGTGAAATGTATCTCCAATGCGCAAGGGTTCTTATGTGCCCCGAAAGGGCAGCCCGGCTTTGTAGTGCTTTAGCAGAAAAAATCAGATTAAATATAGAGCCTGAAATAGATATGGTGGTTTCCCCAGCCATGGGCGGAGTGATTGTGGGCTATGAAATGGGTCGACAGCTTGGTGTCAATGCTATTTTCACTGAACGGGTTGAAGGCATGTTTGAGCTGCGCCGTGGTTTTGAAATCCCGAAAGGGGCAAATGTCTTAATGGCCGAAGATATTGTCACAACAGGACTTTCTTCCAGGGAATGTATTGAAACAATTGAAAAATACGGTGGTAAGGTGGTCGCAGCCAGCTGTCTCGTGGACCGCAGCAACGGTAAAGTGGATGTGGGTGTCCCCCTGGTGTCATTAATGGGGCTTGAAATTCCGGCATATTCGGCAGATAACCTGCCGGCGCATCTGAAAAATACCGAGGCTGTAAAGCCGGGAAGTCGTGATTTAAAAAAATAG
- a CDS encoding NYN domain-containing protein, giving the protein MLFYPEEKLAIFIDGSNLFATAKALNFDIDYSRLRLYFASQSRLLRANYYTALIEDMEYSPLRPLVDWLDYNGYTLITKPTKEFTDQNGEKKIKGNMDMELAIDMMGMAEHVDHMVLFSGDGDFRRLVESLQRKGVRVSVVSSTKTNPPMIADELRRQADSFIEIANMKEEFGRSASTAATGHPRI; this is encoded by the coding sequence ATGCTCTTTTACCCAGAAGAAAAATTGGCCATTTTTATTGACGGCTCTAATCTTTTTGCCACCGCCAAAGCCCTTAATTTTGACATTGATTATAGCCGGTTAAGGCTTTATTTTGCCAGCCAAAGCCGGTTGCTTCGGGCCAATTATTACACGGCCCTCATTGAAGATATGGAATATTCGCCGCTAAGACCACTCGTCGATTGGCTTGATTATAACGGCTATACACTCATAACCAAACCAACGAAGGAATTCACAGATCAAAACGGTGAAAAGAAGATCAAGGGCAATATGGATATGGAACTTGCCATTGATATGATGGGTATGGCTGAGCATGTTGACCATATGGTGCTTTTTTCAGGCGATGGTGATTTCAGACGCCTTGTCGAATCCCTGCAGCGAAAAGGGGTCAGGGTTTCTGTCGTCAGCAGCACCAAAACCAATCCGCCGATGATTGCAGATGAACTTCGACGTCAGGCAGACAGCTTTATTGAAATTGCCAATATGAAAGAGGAATTCGGGCGAAGCGCATCTACAGCTGCCACCGGGCATCCCAGAATATGA
- the folK gene encoding 2-amino-4-hydroxy-6-hydroxymethyldihydropteridine diphosphokinase translates to MILIGLGSNLTTADYKSSSEILDAAINELKASGIQILKKSRYYETEPVPKSDQPWYVNAVISVETSLSASELLKLMHEIEQNLGRVRRERWEARIIDLDLLCYHDKIYPSKKEWLAVVSKNTNDGMIVPHPRMHLRDFVLIPAAEIAGVWMHPVLKKNIKTMQNEQLSDGIVRLL, encoded by the coding sequence ATGATTTTAATTGGCCTGGGCAGTAATCTGACAACTGCTGACTATAAATCGTCCAGCGAAATACTTGATGCAGCCATTAATGAACTTAAGGCAAGTGGGATTCAAATTTTAAAAAAATCCCGATATTATGAAACGGAGCCTGTGCCAAAATCTGACCAGCCATGGTATGTTAATGCCGTAATTTCTGTAGAAACTTCTTTATCTGCTTCAGAACTCCTGAAATTAATGCATGAAATTGAACAGAATCTTGGTCGTGTAAGACGGGAAAGATGGGAAGCACGTATTATCGATCTGGATCTTTTATGTTATCACGACAAAATATATCCGAGTAAAAAAGAGTGGTTGGCAGTGGTCTCTAAAAATACAAATGATGGTATGATTGTCCCGCATCCGCGTATGCATTTAAGAGACTTTGTGCTGATTCCGGCAGCGGAAATAGCGGGCGTCTGGATGCATCCGGTGTTGAAGAAAAATATAAAGACCATGCAAAATGAGCAACTTTCTGATGGAATTGTAAGACTTTTATAG
- a CDS encoding DUF2062 domain-containing protein, giving the protein MWPKSGWRRAASYLHHRIARIDGTPYAIASGFACGAAVSFTPFVGLHFVIAAIIAWIVRGNIFTSAIGTAVGNPWTFPIIWAVTYDLGIKILGWQATDDIMIKMGEMFSSFTIVDLVNDPLKALEPFFETVFLPMLLGGVIIGGMLWIAFYWPIYKLVSQYKINRLKRRQMKMKKGKYNEQQ; this is encoded by the coding sequence TTGTGGCCTAAATCAGGTTGGAGACGTGCGGCCAGCTATCTTCATCACCGCATTGCCCGAATTGACGGAACGCCTTATGCCATTGCCTCAGGGTTTGCCTGTGGTGCAGCGGTTTCCTTTACCCCATTTGTAGGACTTCATTTTGTTATTGCTGCAATAATTGCCTGGATTGTCAGAGGGAATATTTTTACTTCAGCGATCGGAACGGCGGTCGGCAATCCTTGGACTTTTCCAATAATCTGGGCAGTAACCTATGACTTGGGAATTAAAATACTCGGCTGGCAGGCAACTGATGATATTATGATCAAAATGGGTGAAATGTTCAGCAGTTTTACAATTGTTGATCTTGTGAATGATCCGTTAAAGGCGTTAGAACCATTTTTTGAAACAGTTTTTTTACCAATGTTGCTCGGCGGTGTTATCATTGGGGGGATGTTATGGATAGCGTTTTACTGGCCGATTTACAAATTGGTTTCACAATATAAAATAAACCGTCTGAAAAGAAGACAGATGAAAATGAAGAAGGGTAAATATAATGAGCAGCAATAG
- a CDS encoding bifunctional (p)ppGpp synthetase/guanosine-3',5'-bis(diphosphate) 3'-pyrophosphohydrolase — MIRQFELVDMVKAYDPDIDEARLNRAYVFSMKAHGLQKRASGDPYFSHPLEVAGILTEMQLDCDTIVTALLHDTIEDTVATYEQIEELFGTNIAKMVDGVTKLSELEYTSETSKQAENFRKFLLAMSNDIRVLLVKLADRLHNMRTLHYIKNPDKRARIARETLDIYAPLAERIGMQELMNELEDLAFPHVYPEAHESIMKRLDYLYANTENIRDEVITELEKIFAKNFIDAEVIGRRKQPYSIWKKITYRNVSLENQADLFAFRVIVDDVGDCYKALGVIHQVWQAVPGLLKDYISMPKPNGYQSIHTVVIGPQRKRIEIQIRSTEMDIIAEKGVAAHWRYKNDASPKDGVHYRWLRDLLEILEHAADPEEFLEHTKIAMYQNQVFCFTPKGELINLPSGSTVVDFAYAVHTIIGETCVGGKVNGEPVQLKRILSNGDQVEILTSKAQKPHKSWENFVVTGKAKAAIRRYTRQQQKQEYIRLGEEILKHSFEQENREYTIKSINDAANKLNLDGGSSTVFEKVGSGEVSDRKVLEIIFPRLKDKKDVKKSGPIILDTKRTHKGGDNQLPIKGLTPGLPVHISKCCHPLPGDRIVGIVSEGKGIMVHTIDCEALDVYTEAPEAWLDLSWHPKDEDSEIFIGRADMTIKHVPGALASVLSIIAQDDGNVSNIKFSERSADVFRIELDLEVRDVKHLTDIISALRASKFVNTIERAFT, encoded by the coding sequence GTGATACGTCAATTTGAACTGGTAGATATGGTCAAGGCTTATGACCCGGATATAGACGAGGCCCGTCTGAACCGGGCTTATGTTTTTTCCATGAAAGCGCATGGTTTGCAGAAACGGGCAAGCGGTGACCCTTATTTTTCTCATCCGCTTGAAGTTGCAGGAATCCTCACGGAAATGCAGCTTGACTGCGATACCATTGTCACGGCACTGCTTCATGATACGATTGAAGACACGGTTGCCACTTATGAGCAGATCGAAGAACTTTTCGGTACCAACATTGCCAAAATGGTTGATGGTGTAACCAAACTTTCTGAGCTTGAATATACATCTGAAACATCAAAGCAGGCGGAAAATTTTCGTAAATTCCTACTGGCGATGTCAAATGATATACGTGTGTTGCTGGTCAAGCTTGCTGATCGCCTCCATAATATGCGTACACTTCATTATATCAAAAACCCGGATAAAAGGGCGCGGATTGCACGCGAGACACTGGATATATACGCGCCGCTTGCAGAACGGATAGGAATGCAGGAGCTGATGAATGAACTTGAGGATCTCGCTTTTCCTCACGTTTATCCGGAAGCGCACGAGTCGATTATGAAAAGGCTCGATTATCTTTATGCCAACACAGAAAATATCCGTGATGAAGTGATTACGGAGCTTGAAAAAATATTTGCCAAAAATTTTATTGATGCAGAGGTGATCGGCAGAAGGAAGCAGCCTTACTCAATCTGGAAGAAAATTACATACAGAAATGTAAGCCTTGAAAATCAGGCTGATCTGTTTGCCTTTAGGGTGATTGTCGACGATGTGGGGGACTGTTATAAGGCGCTCGGCGTCATTCATCAGGTATGGCAGGCAGTGCCCGGACTTTTAAAAGATTATATCTCCATGCCGAAACCAAACGGATACCAGTCTATCCATACAGTGGTAATCGGCCCGCAAAGAAAACGAATTGAAATTCAGATCAGGTCAACCGAAATGGACATTATTGCCGAGAAAGGGGTAGCCGCACACTGGCGTTATAAAAATGATGCCTCGCCAAAAGACGGCGTTCATTATCGCTGGCTTCGTGACCTTCTGGAAATACTTGAGCATGCAGCTGACCCGGAAGAATTTCTGGAACATACGAAAATTGCCATGTATCAGAATCAGGTTTTTTGCTTTACCCCCAAAGGCGAGCTGATCAATCTTCCGTCCGGCTCCACGGTTGTTGATTTTGCCTATGCTGTTCATACAATCATCGGTGAAACATGTGTGGGCGGCAAAGTGAATGGTGAACCTGTTCAGCTGAAACGGATACTGTCAAATGGTGACCAGGTTGAAATATTAACCTCAAAAGCACAGAAGCCTCATAAAAGCTGGGAAAATTTTGTCGTTACCGGAAAAGCAAAAGCGGCAATTCGGCGTTATACCAGACAGCAGCAAAAACAGGAATATATCAGGCTTGGTGAAGAAATTCTGAAACATTCATTTGAACAGGAAAATCGTGAATATACAATCAAGTCAATTAATGACGCTGCCAATAAGCTTAATCTGGATGGCGGATCATCAACGGTATTTGAGAAAGTCGGCAGTGGTGAGGTTTCAGACAGGAAAGTACTCGAAATCATTTTCCCAAGACTTAAAGACAAAAAAGATGTTAAAAAATCCGGACCAATTATTCTGGACACCAAACGAACCCACAAAGGTGGCGATAATCAGCTGCCTATTAAAGGGCTTACACCCGGATTGCCTGTTCATATATCCAAATGCTGCCATCCGCTGCCGGGGGACCGAATAGTCGGGATTGTCTCGGAAGGAAAGGGCATAATGGTCCATACCATAGATTGTGAAGCTCTGGATGTTTATACAGAAGCGCCCGAAGCCTGGCTTGATCTGTCTTGGCATCCTAAGGATGAAGATTCGGAAATTTTTATCGGTCGTGCTGATATGACAATAAAACACGTGCCGGGGGCACTGGCTTCTGTTTTGTCCATTATTGCGCAGGATGATGGTAATGTCAGTAATATAAAATTCAGCGAAAGATCCGCTGACGTTTTCAGAATTGAGCTTGATCTTGAGGTCAGAGATGTTAAACATTTGACAGACATTATTTCTGCTCTAAGAGCCAGCAAATTCGTTAATACCATAGAGCGGGCATTTACATAA